A part of Vanessa tameamea isolate UH-Manoa-2023 chromosome 20, ilVanTame1 primary haplotype, whole genome shotgun sequence genomic DNA contains:
- the Cv-c gene encoding rho GTPase-activating protein 7 isoform X4 produces the protein MSVPNLSADQITEIEAAEACKWLRAAGFPQYAQMYEDLQFPIDVSGVQNDHPFLDADSLQSLFRRLTALNRCANMKLEHHHHQKRSNDSDDEQCALSDKWQYERKSRRWSRVVEITPQAQRRLQVIAARALAEREAREARGEVEDDEDETLPTIRVGLVDADGHYTDVEPDLLTVSGQQTHIQLPSDKEDEEETGTRFRRTGSERLRDGAKALLRRVESLKTRRRKRQNRTEVIVSSPHFLDVQQDKYADLNYIDMTPTTPTAFPFPDFHSSPLHAPAIRTQPPSPMTIMPPSPIAPLEQSFVLHPPFGDDSSSYASDNSMGSSNKSSKSKLGRAKRIFHRGLKSDDSSALSDSECQPASWRHNYYKEHNIQHHNTEVYVEPPSPVELKADPEILREVQKSPAHTPHRRQAIRTSSLNLGKDGQKFRDRSLKRDKSASRSSELDSSPNSAGSRSHDGDQDDDDDSLDLKTKKNNIQRWYSFRTSALNGGPKANNTLQPTPNQKNPETYLSRPMSSLSCGQLHILRKLALLRLTACMERYCPSHKSGWNWELPKLIRKIKTPDYKDKTVFGVPLTISLQRTGHSLPKPIQCALNWLKHNALDQMGIFRKAGVKSRTAKLRTCVESAGAVNAAFAIENMNTIDPNQSSLSFEGAQAHDVADMVKQYFRELPDALLTNKLSETFIAIFQHVPEPLRPDAVQCALLLLPEEHLEALQSLLIFLSEVAEHSAVNQMTASNLAVCFAPTLLRLHHAPPHTGSTKEGNSNRMIIESVADQRQISESRAAHACLLLLIQQHRQLFLAPADMLARCKFNYFEESVPVALEELGADFNQDWKGFQYACIQALLKEAKEKTRGWMSVSGAAPHVELCCKKVGDGHPLRLWRATTDVEAPPQEVMQRILRERHIWDDSLVKWRVAEKLGPNAEVFQYITASSFNLAPRDYCVLRSWQQGGGGGGGGGWCAVAETSVAHGAAPTEGARGVVLASRYLAQPAGKGRSRLVHLARVDTMGRTPEWYNKCYGHICALYLARIRASFKHNTEGPESNV, from the exons AACGACTCTGACGATGAACAATGCGCGCTAAGTGATAAATGGCAATATGAGAGGAAATCAAGAAGATGGTCCAGGGTTGTGGAAATTACTCCACAAGCGCAGAGAAGGTTACAA GTGATAGCGGCACGTGCATTAGCGGAGCGAGAAGCGAGAGAAGCAAGAGGAGAAGTAGAAGATGATGAAGACGAAACCTTACCTACAATAAGAGTAGGTCTAGTGGACGCTGACGGGCATTACACGGATGTTGAGCCTGATTT GTTAACGGTGTCAGGCCAACAAACTCACATTCAGTTACCGAGTGACAAAGAAGATGAAGAAGAAACGGGTACCAGATTTAGACGGACTGGGTCAGAAAGGCTACGCGATGGAGCAAAAGCTTTATTAAGAAGGGTTGAATCCTTGAAAACGAGGAGAAGAAAACGTCAAAACAGAACTGAAGTTATAGTTTCATCTCCACATTTTCTTGATGTCCAGCAGGATAAATATgcagatttaaattatattgatatgacACCAACAACGCCTACTGCATTTCCTTTTCCCGATTTCCATAGCTCTCCCCTCCATGCTCCTGCTATTCGTACCCAACCTCCATCCCCTATGACAATAATGCCACCTTCTCCTATAGCTCCTCTCGAACAATCGTTTGTACTGCACCCGCCTTTTGGTGATGATAGTTCAAGTTACGCTTCAGATAACAGTATGGGCTCAAGCAATAAAAGTTCTAAGTCAAAATTGGGAAGAGCGAAAAGAATCTTCCATCGAGGCCTAAAAAGTGATGATTCAAGTGCCCTAAGCGATTCAGAGTGCCAACCGGCAAGCTGGAGGCACAATTATTATAAGGAGCATAATATTCAACATCATAATACAGAG GTATATGTAGAACCACCATCACCAGTTGAACTCAAGGCAGACCCAGAAATTCTCCGGGAAGTTCAGAAGTCTCCAGCGCACACACCACATCGGCGGCAAGCTATTAGGACAAGCTCATTAAACTTGGGGAAAGATGGACAAAA GTTTCGAGATAGAAGTCTCAAAAGAGATAAATCTGCATCGAGGAGTTCAGAACTCGATAGTAGTCCAAACTCAGCTGGATCGAGGTCACATGATGGAGATCAAGACGACGACGATGATAGCCTGGACCTCAAAACGAAGaa aaaCAATATTCAAAGATGGTATTCATTTAGGACAAGTGCTCTCAATGGTGGACCAAAAGCAAATAACACGCTGCAACCAACGCCGAACCAGAAAAATCCTGAAACGTATC tgtCCCGACCAATGTCCTCTTTGTCGTGTGGTCAATTGCATATCCTGAGGAAACTAGCGCTGTTAAGACTAACTGCTTGCATGGAAAGGTATTGCCCTTCACACAAATCAGGCTGGAATTGGGAACTACCTAAACTTATACGGAAAATTAAAACACCTGATTATAAAG atAAAACAGTTTTTGGCGTACCTTTAACCATATCATTACAGAGGACAGGGCACTCTTTACCAAAACCGATACAGTGTGCCCTAAATTGGCTCAAACATAATGCTTTAGATCAG atggGAATATTTCGGAAGGCAGGCGTAAAATCCAGAACGGCAAAATTGAGGACCTGTGTCGAATCAGCTGGCGCAGTCAATGCTGCATTTGCGATAGAAAACATGAACACCATTGATCCAAACCAATCTAGTTTAAGCTTCGAGGGTGCTCAGGCGCATGACGTAGCGGACATGGTGAAACAGTATTTCAGGGAACTGCCAGATGCATTACTGACAAACAAACTAAGTGAAACGTTTATAGCTATATTTCAAC ATGTTCCGGAACCGTTGAGGCCTGATGCAGTCCAGTGTGCATTGCTTCTTCTGCCCGAAGAGCATTTAGAAGCATTACAATCGCTATTGATATTTTTGTCAGag gTTGCAGAACATTCTGCTGTTAATCAAATGACAGCTTCCAATCTGGCGGTTTGCTTTGCTCCGACATTGTTAAGGCTACACCACGCGCCCCCCCACACTGGTAGCACTAAGGAAGGCAACTCTAATAG GATGATAATTGAGAGCGTAGCAGACCAGCGACAGATTAGCGAGTCTCGTGCTGCACACGCTTGTCTGCTGCTCCTCATTCAACAACACCGGCAGCTGTTCCTAGCACCAGCGGACATGCTTGCGCGATGCAAGTTCAACTACTTCGAGGAAAGTGTGcca GTTGCACTTGAAGAATTGGGAGCAGATTTCAATCAAGACTGGAAAGGCTTCCAATACGCCTGCATCCAAGCCTTACTTAAAGAAGCCAAAGAAAA AACACGAGGTTGGATGTCAGTATCGGGAGCAGCTCCTCACGTGGAGCTGTGTTGTAAGAAAGTTGGAGACGGCCACCCGCTGAGGTTGTGGCGTGCGACCACTGATGTCGAAGCGCCGCCGCAGGAGGTTATGCAAAG GATACTCCGCGAGCGGCACATATGGGATGATTCTCTTGTGAAGTGGCGGGTGGCAGAAAAATTGGGACCGAATGCTGAAGTGTTTCAGTACATCACAGCTTCGAGCTTTAATTTGGCGCCGAGGGATTACTGCGTGCTACG GTCGTGGCAGCAGGGCGGCGGAggtggcggcggcggcggctggTGCGCGGTGGCCGAGACGTCGGTGGCGCACGGCGCGGCGCCGACGGAGGGCGCGCGCGGCGTGGTGCTCGCGTCGCGCTACCTGGCGCAGCCCGCCGGCAAAGGCCGCAGCAGGCTCGTGCATTTGGCTCGCGTCGACACCAT GGGCCGAACTCCAGAGTGGTACAATAAATGCTACGGCCACATTTGCGCTTTGTACTTAGCAAGAATTCGAGCCTCGTTCAAGCATAATACAGAAGGACCTGAATCGAATGTATGA
- the Cv-c gene encoding rho GTPase-activating protein 7 isoform X2, protein MSYEADMSIISELRWLQDDELFALSLQNEIEAAEACKWLRAAGFPQYAQMYEDLQFPIDVSGVQNDHPFLDADSLQSLFRRLTALNRCANMKLEHHHHQKRSNDSDDEQCALSDKWQYERKSRRWSRVVEITPQAQRRLQVIAARALAEREAREARGEVEDDEDETLPTIRVGLVDADGHYTDVEPDLLTVSGQQTHIQLPSDKEDEEETGTRFRRTGSERLRDGAKALLRRVESLKTRRRKRQNRTEVIVSSPHFLDVQQDKYADLNYIDMTPTTPTAFPFPDFHSSPLHAPAIRTQPPSPMTIMPPSPIAPLEQSFVLHPPFGDDSSSYASDNSMGSSNKSSKSKLGRAKRIFHRGLKSDDSSALSDSECQPASWRHNYYKEHNIQHHNTEVYVEPPSPVELKADPEILREVQKSPAHTPHRRQAIRTSSLNLGKDGQKFRDRSLKRDKSASRSSELDSSPNSAGSRSHDGDQDDDDDSLDLKTKKNNIQRWYSFRTSALNGGPKANNTLQPTPNQKNPETYLSRPMSSLSCGQLHILRKLALLRLTACMERYCPSHKSGWNWELPKLIRKIKTPDYKDKTVFGVPLTISLQRTGHSLPKPIQCALNWLKHNALDQMGIFRKAGVKSRTAKLRTCVESAGAVNAAFAIENMNTIDPNQSSLSFEGAQAHDVADMVKQYFRELPDALLTNKLSETFIAIFQHVPEPLRPDAVQCALLLLPEEHLEALQSLLIFLSEVAEHSAVNQMTASNLAVCFAPTLLRLHHAPPHTGSTKEGNSNRMIIESVADQRQISESRAAHACLLLLIQQHRQLFLAPADMLARCKFNYFEESVPVALEELGADFNQDWKGFQYACIQALLKEAKEKTRGWMSVSGAAPHVELCCKKVGDGHPLRLWRATTDVEAPPQEVMQRILRERHIWDDSLVKWRVAEKLGPNAEVFQYITASSFNLAPRDYCVLRSWQQGGGGGGGGGWCAVAETSVAHGAAPTEGARGVVLASRYLAQPAGKGRSRLVHLARVDTMGRTPEWYNKCYGHICALYLARIRASFKHNTEGPESNV, encoded by the exons AACGACTCTGACGATGAACAATGCGCGCTAAGTGATAAATGGCAATATGAGAGGAAATCAAGAAGATGGTCCAGGGTTGTGGAAATTACTCCACAAGCGCAGAGAAGGTTACAA GTGATAGCGGCACGTGCATTAGCGGAGCGAGAAGCGAGAGAAGCAAGAGGAGAAGTAGAAGATGATGAAGACGAAACCTTACCTACAATAAGAGTAGGTCTAGTGGACGCTGACGGGCATTACACGGATGTTGAGCCTGATTT GTTAACGGTGTCAGGCCAACAAACTCACATTCAGTTACCGAGTGACAAAGAAGATGAAGAAGAAACGGGTACCAGATTTAGACGGACTGGGTCAGAAAGGCTACGCGATGGAGCAAAAGCTTTATTAAGAAGGGTTGAATCCTTGAAAACGAGGAGAAGAAAACGTCAAAACAGAACTGAAGTTATAGTTTCATCTCCACATTTTCTTGATGTCCAGCAGGATAAATATgcagatttaaattatattgatatgacACCAACAACGCCTACTGCATTTCCTTTTCCCGATTTCCATAGCTCTCCCCTCCATGCTCCTGCTATTCGTACCCAACCTCCATCCCCTATGACAATAATGCCACCTTCTCCTATAGCTCCTCTCGAACAATCGTTTGTACTGCACCCGCCTTTTGGTGATGATAGTTCAAGTTACGCTTCAGATAACAGTATGGGCTCAAGCAATAAAAGTTCTAAGTCAAAATTGGGAAGAGCGAAAAGAATCTTCCATCGAGGCCTAAAAAGTGATGATTCAAGTGCCCTAAGCGATTCAGAGTGCCAACCGGCAAGCTGGAGGCACAATTATTATAAGGAGCATAATATTCAACATCATAATACAGAG GTATATGTAGAACCACCATCACCAGTTGAACTCAAGGCAGACCCAGAAATTCTCCGGGAAGTTCAGAAGTCTCCAGCGCACACACCACATCGGCGGCAAGCTATTAGGACAAGCTCATTAAACTTGGGGAAAGATGGACAAAA GTTTCGAGATAGAAGTCTCAAAAGAGATAAATCTGCATCGAGGAGTTCAGAACTCGATAGTAGTCCAAACTCAGCTGGATCGAGGTCACATGATGGAGATCAAGACGACGACGATGATAGCCTGGACCTCAAAACGAAGaa aaaCAATATTCAAAGATGGTATTCATTTAGGACAAGTGCTCTCAATGGTGGACCAAAAGCAAATAACACGCTGCAACCAACGCCGAACCAGAAAAATCCTGAAACGTATC tgtCCCGACCAATGTCCTCTTTGTCGTGTGGTCAATTGCATATCCTGAGGAAACTAGCGCTGTTAAGACTAACTGCTTGCATGGAAAGGTATTGCCCTTCACACAAATCAGGCTGGAATTGGGAACTACCTAAACTTATACGGAAAATTAAAACACCTGATTATAAAG atAAAACAGTTTTTGGCGTACCTTTAACCATATCATTACAGAGGACAGGGCACTCTTTACCAAAACCGATACAGTGTGCCCTAAATTGGCTCAAACATAATGCTTTAGATCAG atggGAATATTTCGGAAGGCAGGCGTAAAATCCAGAACGGCAAAATTGAGGACCTGTGTCGAATCAGCTGGCGCAGTCAATGCTGCATTTGCGATAGAAAACATGAACACCATTGATCCAAACCAATCTAGTTTAAGCTTCGAGGGTGCTCAGGCGCATGACGTAGCGGACATGGTGAAACAGTATTTCAGGGAACTGCCAGATGCATTACTGACAAACAAACTAAGTGAAACGTTTATAGCTATATTTCAAC ATGTTCCGGAACCGTTGAGGCCTGATGCAGTCCAGTGTGCATTGCTTCTTCTGCCCGAAGAGCATTTAGAAGCATTACAATCGCTATTGATATTTTTGTCAGag gTTGCAGAACATTCTGCTGTTAATCAAATGACAGCTTCCAATCTGGCGGTTTGCTTTGCTCCGACATTGTTAAGGCTACACCACGCGCCCCCCCACACTGGTAGCACTAAGGAAGGCAACTCTAATAG GATGATAATTGAGAGCGTAGCAGACCAGCGACAGATTAGCGAGTCTCGTGCTGCACACGCTTGTCTGCTGCTCCTCATTCAACAACACCGGCAGCTGTTCCTAGCACCAGCGGACATGCTTGCGCGATGCAAGTTCAACTACTTCGAGGAAAGTGTGcca GTTGCACTTGAAGAATTGGGAGCAGATTTCAATCAAGACTGGAAAGGCTTCCAATACGCCTGCATCCAAGCCTTACTTAAAGAAGCCAAAGAAAA AACACGAGGTTGGATGTCAGTATCGGGAGCAGCTCCTCACGTGGAGCTGTGTTGTAAGAAAGTTGGAGACGGCCACCCGCTGAGGTTGTGGCGTGCGACCACTGATGTCGAAGCGCCGCCGCAGGAGGTTATGCAAAG GATACTCCGCGAGCGGCACATATGGGATGATTCTCTTGTGAAGTGGCGGGTGGCAGAAAAATTGGGACCGAATGCTGAAGTGTTTCAGTACATCACAGCTTCGAGCTTTAATTTGGCGCCGAGGGATTACTGCGTGCTACG GTCGTGGCAGCAGGGCGGCGGAggtggcggcggcggcggctggTGCGCGGTGGCCGAGACGTCGGTGGCGCACGGCGCGGCGCCGACGGAGGGCGCGCGCGGCGTGGTGCTCGCGTCGCGCTACCTGGCGCAGCCCGCCGGCAAAGGCCGCAGCAGGCTCGTGCATTTGGCTCGCGTCGACACCAT GGGCCGAACTCCAGAGTGGTACAATAAATGCTACGGCCACATTTGCGCTTTGTACTTAGCAAGAATTCGAGCCTCGTTCAAGCATAATACAGAAGGACCTGAATCGAATGTATGA